From Cellulomonas chengniuliangii, the proteins below share one genomic window:
- a CDS encoding ABC transporter permease yields the protein MRSLTRSNVFWPLIALVALLAVNVAARPGFLGVRMQDGHLYGSLIDILRNTSPILLVAIGMTLVIATRGIDLSVGALVAIAGAVACTQIAASPNPGSAATVLIAIGTAVLVCLVLGVWNGFLVSVIGIQPIIATLILMTAGRGIAMLVTGGQITTVNSPLYKSIGAGYLLTLPVSAIIAGVVLAATALLTRRTALGTLVESVGINPEASRLAGVRARSIIWTVYVFSALCAAIAGILISSNVTAADANNNGLWIELDAILAVVIGGTSLMGGKFSLTGTLIGAFIIETLRITVISLGIAPEVNLVFKAVVVILVCLLQSPVVQRKFRARRRAVAQEHGEAVEVVA from the coding sequence ATGCGGAGCCTCACCCGGTCGAACGTCTTCTGGCCGCTCATCGCGCTCGTCGCGCTGCTGGCGGTCAACGTCGCGGCGCGGCCCGGGTTCCTGGGCGTGCGCATGCAGGACGGGCACCTGTACGGGTCGCTCATCGACATCCTGCGCAACACGTCGCCCATCCTGCTGGTGGCCATCGGGATGACGCTGGTGATCGCCACCCGCGGCATCGACCTGTCGGTCGGCGCGCTGGTCGCGATCGCGGGCGCCGTGGCCTGCACGCAGATCGCCGCGTCTCCGAACCCGGGGTCGGCGGCGACGGTGCTGATCGCGATCGGCACCGCGGTGCTCGTCTGCCTGGTGCTCGGGGTGTGGAACGGGTTCCTGGTCTCGGTGATCGGCATCCAACCGATCATCGCCACGCTCATCCTCATGACCGCGGGCCGCGGCATCGCGATGCTCGTCACCGGGGGCCAGATCACCACGGTCAACAGCCCGCTGTACAAGTCGATCGGGGCCGGGTACCTGCTCACCCTGCCGGTCTCGGCGATCATCGCGGGCGTCGTGCTGGCCGCCACGGCGCTGCTGACCCGGCGCACCGCGCTCGGCACGCTGGTCGAGTCCGTGGGGATCAACCCCGAGGCCAGCCGTCTCGCCGGGGTCCGGGCCCGCAGCATCATCTGGACGGTCTACGTCTTCAGCGCGCTGTGCGCGGCCATCGCCGGGATCCTCATCAGCTCGAACGTCACCGCGGCCGACGCGAACAACAACGGCCTGTGGATCGAGCTCGACGCGATCCTCGCGGTGGTGATCGGCGGCACGTCGCTCATGGGCGGCAAGTTCTCGCTCACCGGCACCCTGATCGGGGCGTTCATCATCGAGACGCTCCGCATCACGGTGATCTCGCTCGGCATCGCCCCGGAGGTCAACCTGGTGTTCAAGGCCGTGGTCGTGATCCTGGTCTGCCTGCTGCAGTCGCCCGTGGTGCAACGGAAGTTCCGGGCCAGGCGCAGAGCGGTGGCCCAGGAGCACGGCGAGGCCGTCGAGGTGGTGGCGTGA
- the mmsB gene encoding multiple monosaccharide ABC transporter permease, which produces MNALASLQQLFTRNLRQSGIFIAFAAIVGLFAILTDGVLLNPGNLTNIILQYSYILILAIGMVIVIIGGHIDLSVGSVVALTGAVSGVLVIRGGQPWWVGVLAAVAVGLAVGAWQGFWVAYVGIPAFIVTLAGMLLFRGMTLQVLDNISLSPFPDSYKTIAGGFLNGFLGGQGYDVFTLVVAAIGVGGYAFSAYRSRRARIAYQQAVESLPLFVLKLVLIGALVMAFAYQLSRSRGLPIVLVILGALILIYTVVTTRTVFGRHVYAIGGNLNAAQLSGVKVKRVNFWIFVNMGFLASIAGVVYSSRSNGAQPAAGNMFELDAIAAGFIGGAAVTGGVGTVVGAMVGGLVMAVMSNGMQLMGVDQSIQQMIKGLVLLLAVAFDVYNKRRASTAPDDRTIKAKTPKAPKAAPADGEPVGATR; this is translated from the coding sequence ATGAACGCATTGGCATCCCTGCAGCAGCTGTTCACCAGGAACCTGCGGCAGTCCGGCATCTTCATCGCGTTCGCGGCCATCGTCGGCCTGTTCGCGATCCTCACCGACGGCGTCCTGCTGAACCCGGGCAACCTGACCAACATCATCCTGCAGTACTCCTACATCCTGATCCTCGCGATCGGCATGGTCATCGTGATCATCGGCGGGCACATCGACCTGTCGGTCGGCTCCGTGGTGGCGCTGACCGGGGCCGTGTCCGGCGTCCTGGTCATCCGCGGCGGGCAGCCGTGGTGGGTCGGCGTCCTCGCGGCGGTGGCCGTGGGCCTGGCCGTGGGCGCGTGGCAGGGCTTCTGGGTCGCGTACGTGGGAATCCCCGCCTTCATCGTCACGCTGGCCGGCATGCTCCTGTTCCGCGGCATGACGCTCCAGGTGCTCGACAACATCTCGCTGTCGCCGTTCCCGGACTCGTACAAGACCATCGCCGGCGGGTTCCTCAACGGCTTCCTGGGCGGCCAGGGGTATGACGTGTTCACGCTGGTGGTCGCGGCGATCGGCGTGGGGGGCTACGCGTTCAGCGCCTACCGCTCGCGCCGCGCCCGCATCGCCTACCAGCAGGCCGTCGAGAGCCTGCCGCTGTTCGTGCTGAAGCTGGTGCTGATCGGCGCGCTGGTCATGGCGTTCGCCTACCAGCTCTCGCGCAGCCGCGGCCTGCCGATCGTGCTGGTCATCCTGGGCGCGCTCATCCTCATCTACACGGTCGTCACCACGCGCACGGTCTTCGGACGGCACGTCTACGCGATCGGCGGCAACCTCAACGCCGCGCAGCTGTCCGGGGTGAAGGTCAAGCGGGTCAACTTCTGGATCTTCGTCAACATGGGCTTCCTGGCCTCGATCGCGGGGGTCGTGTACTCGTCGCGGTCCAACGGCGCGCAGCCGGCGGCGGGCAACATGTTCGAGCTCGACGCGATCGCGGCCGGCTTCATCGGCGGCGCCGCCGTCACCGGTGGGGTGGGCACGGTGGTGGGCGCCATGGTCGGTGGCCTGGTCATGGCCGTGATGAGCAACGGCATGCAGCTCATGGGCGTGGACCAGTCGATCCAGCAGATGATCAAGGGCCTGGTGCTGCTCCTCGCCGTGGCGTTCGACGTCTACAACAAGCGCCGCGCCTCGACCGCTCCGGACGACCGGACGATCAAGGCGAAGACGCCCAAGGCTCCGAAGGCCGCTCCGGCCGACGGTGAGCCCGTGGGCGCCACGCGCTGA
- a CDS encoding sugar ABC transporter ATP-binding protein, with translation MATRTTPPGPGPGIPAPVHDAQAIVRMTGIVVEFPGVRALQGVDLTLRAGEVHALLGENGAGKSTLIRALTGVRPPDAGEIEVDGRPVAIHGPAQAQALGISTVYQEVNLCPNLSVAENIMLGREPRRAGGIDWRGMRRQAAEVLGRLNVDIDPASPLSAHSIAVQQLVAIARAMQVDARVLILDEPTSSLDADEVAELFRVMRGLREDGVAILFVTHFLEQVDEIADRITVLRNGARVGERRTSEMTRLELVSMMIGRELAVLEDIAQDAESREEAAARSGDGSAPTPFVRAVGLGRRGSIEPFDLDVYPGEVVGLAGLLGSGRSELARLLFGADHADSGTLEVDGSPVRLRTPRTAIGERIAFSSENRKAEGLVEDLTVRENIVLGLQAARGWARRVPQRKQDELTAHYIEALGIRPANPEALVRNLSGGNQQKVLLARWLATAPRLLILDEPTRGIDVGAKAEIQKLVHDLALEGMSVVFISAELDEVLRLSNRIAVLRDRRKVAEIANGPDVTARDVLELIASGGQE, from the coding sequence ATGGCCACCCGAACCACACCGCCGGGCCCCGGCCCCGGCATCCCCGCACCCGTGCACGACGCCCAGGCCATCGTGCGGATGACCGGCATCGTCGTGGAGTTCCCCGGGGTCCGCGCGCTCCAGGGCGTCGACCTCACCCTCCGCGCCGGCGAGGTGCACGCGCTGCTGGGCGAGAACGGCGCCGGCAAGTCGACGCTCATCAGAGCGCTCACCGGCGTGCGCCCGCCCGACGCCGGCGAGATCGAGGTCGACGGCCGGCCCGTGGCGATCCACGGGCCCGCCCAGGCACAGGCGCTGGGCATCAGCACCGTGTACCAAGAGGTCAACCTGTGCCCCAACCTGTCCGTGGCCGAGAACATCATGCTGGGCCGCGAGCCGCGCCGGGCCGGCGGGATCGACTGGCGCGGCATGCGCCGGCAGGCCGCCGAGGTGCTCGGGCGCCTGAACGTGGACATCGACCCGGCGTCCCCGTTGTCGGCGCACTCGATCGCCGTCCAGCAGCTCGTCGCGATCGCCCGCGCCATGCAGGTGGACGCCCGGGTCCTCATCCTCGACGAGCCGACGTCCAGCCTCGACGCCGACGAGGTCGCCGAGCTGTTCCGGGTGATGCGCGGGCTGCGCGAGGACGGCGTCGCCATCCTGTTCGTCACCCACTTCCTGGAGCAGGTCGACGAGATCGCCGACCGCATCACGGTGCTCCGCAACGGGGCCAGGGTGGGGGAGCGGCGCACCAGCGAGATGACCCGGCTCGAGCTGGTGTCGATGATGATCGGCCGCGAGCTCGCGGTGCTCGAGGACATCGCGCAGGACGCGGAGTCCCGCGAGGAGGCCGCCGCGCGATCGGGCGACGGGTCGGCGCCCACGCCATTCGTGCGGGCGGTCGGGCTCGGCAGGCGCGGGTCGATCGAGCCCTTCGACCTCGACGTCTACCCCGGCGAGGTCGTCGGGCTCGCGGGGCTGCTGGGATCGGGGCGCAGCGAGCTGGCGCGGCTGCTGTTCGGCGCCGACCACGCGGACTCCGGCACGCTCGAGGTCGACGGCTCCCCGGTGCGGCTGCGCACCCCGCGCACCGCCATCGGCGAGCGGATCGCGTTCTCCTCCGAGAACCGCAAGGCCGAAGGGCTCGTCGAGGACCTGACCGTGCGGGAGAACATCGTGCTGGGCCTGCAGGCCGCGCGCGGATGGGCCCGTCGGGTGCCGCAGCGCAAGCAGGACGAGCTCACCGCGCACTACATCGAGGCGCTGGGCATCCGGCCCGCCAACCCCGAGGCGCTCGTGCGGAACCTCTCGGGCGGGAACCAGCAGAAGGTGCTGCTCGCCCGCTGGCTCGCGACGGCGCCCCGCCTGCTGATCCTCGACGAGCCGACCCGCGGCATCGACGTGGGCGCCAAGGCCGAGATCCAGAAGCTGGTGCACGACCTCGCCCTGGAGGGCATGTCGGTGGTGTTCATCTCGGCCGAGCTCGACGAGGTGCTGCGCCTGAGCAACCGCATCGCGGTGCTGCGCGACCGCCGCAAGGTCGCCGAGATCGCCAACGGTCCGGACGTCACCGCGCGTGACGTCCTCGAGCTCATCGCGAGCGGAGGGCAGGAGTGA
- the mmsA gene encoding multiple monosaccharide ABC transporter ATP-binding protein, whose amino-acid sequence MSDHILEMHSITKTFPGVKALQDVTLNVRRGEIHAICGENGAGKSTLMKVLSGLYPAGSYDGDIVFDGEKVEFGSINDSEDKGIVIIHQELALVPFLSVAENLFLGNERSARGLIDWNKANADAAELLARVGLDELPVTPVGQLGVGKQQLVEIAKALSKRVKLLILDEPTAALNDSDSEHLLGLLRQLKEQGITSIMISHKLGEIASIADSTTIIRDGRTIETLDMRGGDVSQERIIKGMVGRDLDQRYPDHVSTVGEEVLRIEDWTVHHPTQPGRVVVDHASLDVRAGEIVGIAGLMGAGRTELAMSVFGRSYGRDISGRIFLRGKEIRTRSVSEAIEHGIAYATEDRKKYGLNLIEDIRRNISAASLDRLSQSGWVNGNEEVKVAEDYRRSMNIKAPTVMALAGKLSGGNQQKVVLSKWIHTDPDVLILDEPTRGIDVGAKYEIYTIINRLADEGKAIIVISSELPELLGICDRIFTLSAGRVTGVLPRAEATQESLMELMTKEREQVR is encoded by the coding sequence ATGAGCGACCACATTCTTGAGATGCACTCCATCACCAAGACGTTCCCCGGGGTCAAGGCCCTGCAGGACGTCACCCTGAACGTCAGGCGCGGCGAGATCCACGCCATCTGCGGCGAGAACGGCGCGGGCAAGTCCACCTTGATGAAGGTGCTGTCCGGGCTGTACCCCGCGGGCAGCTACGACGGCGACATCGTCTTCGACGGGGAGAAGGTCGAGTTCGGCTCGATCAACGACTCCGAGGACAAGGGGATCGTCATCATCCACCAGGAGCTCGCGCTGGTGCCCTTCCTCTCCGTCGCCGAGAACCTCTTCCTCGGCAACGAGCGCTCCGCGCGCGGCCTCATCGACTGGAACAAGGCGAACGCCGACGCCGCCGAGCTGCTCGCGCGGGTCGGCCTGGACGAGCTTCCCGTGACGCCCGTCGGCCAGCTCGGCGTGGGCAAGCAGCAGCTCGTCGAGATCGCCAAGGCGCTGTCCAAGCGCGTCAAGCTGCTGATCCTGGACGAGCCTACGGCGGCGCTCAACGACTCCGACTCCGAGCACCTGCTCGGCCTGCTGCGCCAGCTCAAGGAGCAGGGCATCACGTCGATCATGATCTCCCACAAGCTCGGGGAGATCGCCTCCATCGCGGACTCGACCACGATCATCCGCGACGGCCGCACGATCGAGACCCTGGACATGCGCGGCGGCGACGTCAGCCAGGAGCGGATCATCAAGGGGATGGTCGGCCGGGACCTCGACCAGCGCTACCCCGACCACGTCTCGACGGTGGGCGAGGAGGTCCTGCGCATCGAGGACTGGACCGTCCACCACCCCACCCAGCCGGGGCGCGTCGTGGTGGACCATGCGAGCCTCGACGTCCGCGCGGGCGAGATCGTCGGCATCGCCGGCCTGATGGGCGCCGGGCGCACCGAGCTGGCGATGAGCGTGTTCGGGCGCAGCTACGGCCGTGACATCAGCGGCCGGATCTTCTTGCGCGGCAAGGAGATCCGCACCCGCAGCGTGAGCGAGGCCATCGAGCACGGCATCGCGTACGCCACGGAGGACCGCAAGAAGTACGGCCTCAACCTCATCGAGGACATCCGCCGCAACATCTCCGCCGCCAGCCTGGACCGGTTGTCCCAGAGCGGCTGGGTCAACGGCAACGAAGAGGTCAAGGTCGCCGAGGACTACCGGCGCTCGATGAACATCAAGGCGCCGACGGTCATGGCCCTCGCGGGCAAGCTGTCCGGCGGCAACCAGCAGAAGGTGGTCCTCAGCAAGTGGATCCACACCGACCCTGACGTGCTGATCCTCGACGAGCCCACCCGCGGCATCGACGTCGGCGCGAAGTACGAGATCTACACGATCATCAACCGCCTCGCGGACGAGGGGAAGGCGATCATCGTCATCTCCTCCGAGCTGCCCGAGCTGCTCGGCATCTGCGACCGGATCTTCACGCTCTCCGCGGGACGGGTCACGGGTGTGCTGCCGCGCGCCGAGGCCACCCAGGAGAGCCTCATGGAGCTCATGACCAAGGAGAGGGAGCAGGTCCGATGA
- the chvE gene encoding multiple monosaccharide ABC transporter substrate-binding protein, whose amino-acid sequence MKSLKIVALGAALALSLAACAGDGAGGGETDAAPAAGGDGAKTVGVAMPTQTSERWIADGKAVEDGLKAAGYEVNLQFGNDDIPTQQQQIDQMITKGVDLLIVASIDGTALANQLEAAAEKNIPVIAYDRLINGTENVDFYVTFDNYNVGVQQATSLLVGLGLLAEDGKAAGSATGPFNVELFAGSLDDNNAHFFWKGAIDTLKPYMDEGTIVVKSGQTDIEKAATLRWLQETAQKRMEDLLTSTYSDGSKVDGVLSPYDGISRGIITALQNAGYGPGQDAGLPIVTGQDAEIASIKLINDGVQFSTIFKDTRKLATQAVTAAESFLKGEEPEANDTETYDNKVKIVPSYLLESDIVYAGNIKSLLVDSGYWTDAQVASGQA is encoded by the coding sequence ATGAAGAGCCTCAAGATCGTGGCGCTGGGCGCAGCCCTCGCGCTCAGCCTCGCTGCCTGTGCCGGCGACGGCGCCGGTGGCGGCGAGACCGACGCGGCGCCCGCCGCAGGCGGCGACGGCGCCAAGACCGTCGGCGTCGCGATGCCGACGCAGACCTCCGAGCGCTGGATCGCCGACGGCAAGGCCGTCGAGGACGGCCTCAAGGCCGCCGGGTACGAGGTCAACCTGCAGTTCGGGAACGACGACATCCCGACCCAGCAGCAGCAGATCGACCAGATGATCACCAAGGGCGTCGACCTGCTCATCGTCGCCTCGATCGACGGCACCGCGCTGGCCAACCAGCTCGAGGCCGCGGCCGAGAAGAACATCCCGGTCATCGCCTACGACCGCCTGATCAACGGCACCGAGAACGTCGACTTCTACGTGACGTTCGACAACTACAACGTGGGCGTGCAGCAGGCCACGTCGCTGCTCGTGGGCCTCGGCCTGCTCGCCGAGGACGGCAAGGCCGCGGGCTCCGCCACCGGCCCCTTCAACGTCGAGCTGTTCGCCGGCTCACTGGACGACAACAACGCCCACTTCTTCTGGAAGGGCGCGATCGACACCCTCAAGCCGTACATGGACGAGGGCACGATCGTCGTGAAGTCCGGCCAGACGGACATCGAGAAGGCCGCCACGCTGCGCTGGCTGCAGGAGACCGCGCAGAAGCGCATGGAGGACCTGCTCACGTCCACCTACTCCGACGGCAGCAAGGTCGACGGCGTGCTGTCCCCGTACGACGGCATCTCGCGCGGCATCATCACGGCGCTCCAGAACGCCGGCTACGGCCCCGGCCAGGACGCCGGCCTGCCGATCGTCACCGGCCAGGACGCGGAGATCGCCTCCATCAAGCTCATCAACGACGGCGTGCAGTTCTCCACGATCTTCAAGGACACCCGCAAGCTCGCCACGCAGGCGGTCACGGCGGCCGAGTCCTTCCTCAAGGGCGAGGAGCCCGAGGCGAACGACACCGAGACGTACGACAACAAGGTGAAGATCGTCCCGTCCTACCTGCTCGAGTCGGACATCGTCTACGCGGGCAACATCAAGTCCCTGCTGGTGGACTCGGGCTACTGGACCGACGCCCAGGTCGCGAGCGGCCAGGCCTGA
- a CDS encoding ABC transporter substrate-binding protein — MVSRNGRRALAAGAAAVLALGLTACANDSDSGSGSTGGGGGDEQIVMGFAQVGAESGWRTANTKSIQEAAEEAGIELKFSDAQQKQENQIKAIRSYIQQKVDVIAFSPVVETGWDTVLKEAQDAGIPVILTDRAVDSEDTSLYVTFLGSDFVEEGKKAGEWVVEEFGSEPTNIVELQGTTGSAPAIDRKEGFEEVLAGQSNFTVIASQTGDFTRDGGKKVMEAFLQQNPDIDLVYAHNDDMGLGAIEAIEAAGKVPGQDIKIVTVDAVKDGMQALADGKINFIVECSPLLGPQLMEITKTVLAGDSVEPRIVTEETTFTQEQAKEALPSRQY, encoded by the coding sequence ATGGTCAGCAGGAACGGGCGGCGCGCCCTCGCGGCAGGCGCCGCAGCAGTCCTCGCCCTCGGGCTCACGGCCTGCGCGAACGACTCAGACTCTGGCTCCGGATCGACAGGAGGCGGGGGCGGCGACGAGCAGATCGTCATGGGCTTCGCCCAGGTCGGCGCGGAGAGCGGGTGGCGCACCGCGAACACCAAGTCGATCCAGGAGGCCGCCGAGGAGGCCGGCATCGAGCTGAAGTTCTCCGACGCGCAGCAGAAGCAGGAGAACCAGATCAAGGCCATCCGCTCCTACATCCAGCAGAAGGTCGACGTGATCGCCTTCTCGCCGGTGGTCGAGACGGGCTGGGACACCGTGCTCAAGGAGGCCCAGGACGCGGGCATCCCCGTGATCCTCACCGACCGCGCCGTCGACTCCGAGGACACGTCGCTGTACGTGACGTTCCTCGGCTCCGACTTCGTCGAGGAGGGCAAGAAGGCCGGGGAGTGGGTGGTCGAGGAGTTCGGCTCGGAGCCCACCAACATCGTCGAGCTGCAGGGCACCACCGGCTCCGCCCCGGCGATCGACCGCAAGGAGGGGTTCGAGGAGGTCCTGGCCGGTCAGTCGAACTTCACCGTCATCGCCTCGCAGACCGGCGACTTCACCCGCGACGGGGGCAAGAAGGTCATGGAGGCGTTCCTCCAGCAGAACCCCGACATCGACCTGGTCTACGCCCACAACGACGACATGGGCCTGGGAGCCATCGAGGCGATCGAGGCCGCGGGCAAGGTGCCCGGCCAGGACATCAAGATCGTCACGGTCGACGCCGTCAAGGACGGGATGCAGGCCCTCGCCGACGGGAAGATCAACTTCATCGTCGAGTGCTCGCCGCTGCTCGGCCCGCAGCTCATGGAGATCACCAAAACGGTGCTGGCCGGCGACAGCGTCGAGCCGCGCATCGTCACCGAGGAGACGACCTTCACCCAGGAGCAGGCCAAGGAGGCGCTGCCCTCCCGGCAGTACTGA
- a CDS encoding LacI family DNA-binding transcriptional regulator, whose product MAGRAARERVTLADVAEAAGVTKGTVSKVLNGRSDVAADTRARVLATATELGYRPTTSQWEPPRTRTLAAVIDVLDSPYISNVLQGILDAATASHTNLLVRLAPDRAVRATRAAARAWVAEQQEAGVVGIIGLTLGEPTAVLRAATEVGVPFVMVDPVDLDDPTVVSIGSTNWAGGRTATEHLLALGHRRIGWIGGPQTSAAARERLHGYRAAMGSAGVEPDPELVRGDWFSVESGLAHGRELLTLPHPPTAIVAGDDEIAVGVLEAARQLGVAVPAQLSVVGFDDTPQAMWTTPRLTSVHQPLAGMGRMAVETVLAMAAGVEPASRHVELATSLTVRDSTGPVGEA is encoded by the coding sequence ATGGCAGGTCGGGCAGCCAGGGAACGCGTCACGCTCGCCGACGTCGCAGAGGCGGCGGGCGTCACCAAGGGGACCGTCTCCAAAGTGCTGAACGGCCGCAGCGACGTGGCGGCGGACACCCGCGCCCGCGTCCTGGCCACCGCCACCGAGCTCGGCTACCGGCCCACCACCTCGCAGTGGGAGCCGCCGCGCACCCGCACCCTCGCCGCCGTGATCGACGTGCTCGACTCGCCGTACATCTCCAACGTGCTCCAGGGCATCCTGGACGCCGCCACCGCCTCCCACACGAACCTGCTGGTCCGCCTCGCCCCCGACCGCGCCGTCCGCGCGACCAGGGCGGCCGCCCGCGCCTGGGTGGCCGAGCAGCAGGAGGCCGGCGTGGTCGGGATCATCGGGCTCACGCTCGGCGAGCCCACCGCGGTGCTGCGCGCCGCGACCGAGGTCGGGGTGCCCTTCGTCATGGTCGACCCGGTCGACCTCGACGACCCGACCGTGGTCAGCATCGGCTCGACCAACTGGGCCGGCGGCCGCACAGCCACCGAGCACCTGCTCGCGCTGGGCCATCGCCGCATCGGCTGGATCGGCGGCCCGCAGACCTCCGCCGCGGCCCGCGAGCGGCTCCACGGCTACCGCGCCGCGATGGGCTCCGCGGGCGTCGAGCCGGACCCCGAGCTCGTGCGCGGCGACTGGTTCTCGGTCGAGTCCGGGCTCGCCCACGGCCGCGAGCTGCTCACCCTCCCCCATCCCCCCACCGCGATCGTCGCGGGCGACGACGAGATCGCGGTCGGGGTGCTCGAGGCGGCGCGCCAGCTCGGGGTCGCCGTGCCCGCCCAGCTCAGCGTGGTCGGCTTCGACGACACCCCGCAGGCGATGTGGACGACGCCGCGCCTCACCTCGGTGCACCAGCCGTTGGCCGGCATGGGCCGGATGGCCGTCGAGACCGTGCTCGCCATGGCTGCTGGCGTCGAGCCCGCGTCACGGCACGTCGAGCTCGCCACCAGCCTCACCGTGCGCGACTCGACCGGGCCCGTCGGCGAGGCCTAG
- the yjfF gene encoding galactofuranose ABC transporter, permease protein YjfF has translation MAATEAPTGVLTRVARSRGTSPLARYGSVLATLVTLVLVFVIGSTRYTGFLDSQTILNLFIDNAFLIVLAVGMTFVILTGGIDLSMGAVMALSTMVTARLLIAGWAPGPVIAAVLVLGCLFGLGVGFFIRVFEVQPFIATLAAMFLARGLCFVVSPNSLSITDPFFVSLSQSRIRLWPTGTAFDGRTLYAFISPSVIVALVIVAIAAWVLHATRFGRTVYAIGGNQGSAELMGLPVARTQVLVYVVSGLCSAIGGLIFATYSLSGYALTGVGVELDAISAVVIGGTLLTGGSGFVIGSLLGVLVLGTIQTIISFEGTLSSWWTKIVIGALLLVFVVLQRLLIIRRRT, from the coding sequence ATGGCCGCGACCGAGGCTCCGACCGGCGTCCTGACGCGGGTGGCCCGCAGCCGGGGGACGTCGCCGCTGGCCCGCTACGGGTCGGTCCTCGCGACCCTGGTGACCCTGGTGCTGGTGTTCGTCATCGGCTCGACCCGGTACACCGGGTTCCTCGACAGCCAGACGATCCTCAACCTCTTCATCGACAACGCGTTCCTCATCGTGCTCGCGGTGGGCATGACCTTCGTGATCCTCACCGGCGGCATCGACCTGTCCATGGGCGCGGTGATGGCGTTGTCCACGATGGTCACCGCGCGGCTGCTGATCGCCGGCTGGGCGCCCGGGCCCGTGATCGCGGCGGTGCTCGTGCTGGGCTGCCTGTTCGGGCTGGGGGTCGGGTTCTTCATCCGGGTCTTCGAGGTGCAGCCGTTCATCGCCACGCTGGCCGCGATGTTCCTGGCCCGCGGCCTGTGCTTCGTGGTGAGCCCGAACTCGTTGTCCATCACCGACCCGTTCTTCGTGTCCCTGTCGCAGAGCCGGATCCGGCTGTGGCCCACCGGGACGGCGTTCGACGGCCGCACGCTGTACGCGTTCATCTCGCCCAGCGTGATCGTGGCGCTGGTGATCGTGGCGATCGCGGCGTGGGTGCTGCACGCCACCCGGTTCGGCCGCACGGTGTACGCGATCGGCGGCAACCAGGGCTCGGCCGAGCTGATGGGCCTGCCCGTGGCCCGCACCCAGGTGCTGGTGTACGTGGTCAGCGGGCTGTGCTCGGCGATCGGCGGCCTGATCTTCGCGACGTACTCGCTGTCCGGGTACGCGCTCACCGGGGTGGGCGTCGAGCTGGACGCGATCTCGGCGGTGGTGATCGGCGGGACGCTGCTCACGGGCGGCTCGGGGTTCGTGATCGGCTCGCTGCTGGGCGTGCTGGTGCTGGGCACCATCCAGACGATCATCAGCTTCGAGGGCACGCTCAGCTCGTGGTGGACCAAGATCGTGATCGGCGCGCTGCTGCTGGTCTTCGTGGTGCTCCAGCGGCTGCTCATCATCCGCCGCCGCACGTAG
- a CDS encoding helix-turn-helix transcriptional regulator — MRNSIPELRAAAGLTQSELAQRLDVSRQTVISIERGRYDPSLPLAFRIARFFGRTIEEVFHADD, encoded by the coding sequence ATGCGGAACAGCATCCCCGAGCTCCGAGCGGCGGCCGGCCTCACCCAGTCCGAGCTGGCCCAGCGGCTCGACGTCTCCCGCCAGACCGTCATCTCCATCGAACGCGGCCGTTACGACCCGTCGCTTCCGCTCGCGTTCCGCATCGCCCGGTTCTTCGGACGCACGATCGAGGAGGTCTTCCATGCCGACGACTGA
- a CDS encoding TetR/AcrR family transcriptional regulator, translating into MARAGLDADVVVRHASALIDEQGIDALTLARVASGLGVATPSLYKHIGGLDDLLDRVAAAATADLAARLGAASRGRSGRDALQAVADAYRRFAREHPGTYPLTQRNLSSDAWAAAAADAVASVAAALSGYGVDEGDVDSIRFVRAALHGFVDLERRGGFGLPVSVDQSFAFLVDALDATLRTLDSR; encoded by the coding sequence ATGGCCCGCGCTGGCCTTGATGCCGACGTCGTGGTGCGCCACGCGAGCGCGCTCATCGACGAGCAGGGGATCGACGCGCTCACCCTCGCGCGCGTCGCGAGCGGGCTCGGCGTCGCCACCCCGAGCCTCTACAAGCACATCGGCGGGCTCGACGACCTGCTCGACAGGGTGGCGGCCGCCGCCACCGCGGACCTCGCGGCGCGGCTCGGCGCTGCGAGCCGTGGCCGGTCCGGCCGCGACGCGCTGCAGGCCGTGGCCGACGCCTACCGCCGGTTCGCGCGCGAGCACCCCGGGACGTACCCGCTGACGCAGCGGAACCTCAGCTCCGACGCTTGGGCGGCTGCCGCCGCGGACGCGGTCGCCTCAGTGGCGGCGGCCCTGTCGGGGTACGGCGTGGACGAGGGCGACGTGGACAGCATCCGCTTCGTGCGCGCGGCGCTGCACGGCTTCGTCGACCTCGAGCGGCGCGGCGGGTTCGGGCTGCCCGTGTCGGTCGACCAGAGCTTCGCGTTCCTCGTTGACGCGCTCGACGCGACGCTCCGCACGCTCGACAGTCGGTGA